Proteins from a genomic interval of Cucumis melo cultivar AY chromosome 7, USDA_Cmelo_AY_1.0, whole genome shotgun sequence:
- the LOC103494750 gene encoding kinesin-like protein KIN-14I isoform X2: protein MERTLSFSVASVVEDVLQQHGNRLGNGGGGLDLESRRAEEAASRRNEAAGWLRKMIGVVAAKDLPAEPSEEEFRLGLRSGIILCNVLNKVQPGAVPKVVESPCDSALIPDGAALSAFQYFENVRNFLVAIQEMGVPTFEASDLEQGGKSARVVNTVLALKSYGEWKQGGGYGVWKFGGNVKPTTTMSATKSFVRKNSEPFTNSLSRTSSLNDKSFNSSNADWNKTNSSRAALIRALLTDKRPEEIPTFVESLLSKLVDEVENRFSSLDLTKATPKDVVSASSQSNKSLLKSAFGAKRAEEPNSKTIEKNEIIHESSIFEEQSKSLLLKQQVIFDQQQKDVQELKHKLHAAKAGMQFMQVKFSEEFHNLGMHVHSLAHAASGYHKVLEENRKLYNQVQDLKGSIRVYCRVRPFLSGQSNYLSVVDSIEDGNITVNAPSKHGKGQRSFSFNKVFGPSATQVEVFADMQPLVRSVLDGYNVCIFAYGQTGSGKTFTMSGPKELTEKSQGVNYRALGDLFLIADQRKETYRYDVSVQMIEIYNEQVRDLLVTDGSNKRLEIRNSSQNGLSVPDANLVSVSSTLDIINLMNLGQRNRAVGATALNDRSSRSHSCLTVHVQGRDLTSGAILRGCMHLVDLAGSERVDKSEVTGDRLKEAQHINKSLSALGDVIASLAQKNPHVPYRNSKLTQLLQDSLGGQAKTLMFVHISPEPDAIGETLSTLKFAERVATVELGAARVNKDTSDVKELKEQIASLKAALARKEGAQQHTPLPASGNSDKFKTKANELSPFRPKSQDVDVLIEHTIRRQPMGDVGNIELHNNSAIRQKRQSFDMDEMLANSPPWPPVSSPCLNYREDEKDTASGEWVDKVMVNKQDVNQIENPLGCWEAENGNLNDIFYQKYLQDSSKLYTEQGYSMLTGANRFNMVGIDDIDDLDAGTSDSSEPDLLWQFNQSKLTSIGSGIGSKTKKPNSGKPVKSPELSKNFNSSMGPSPSQKISNGVAHPLHRNGRQPTSADNKRRTGNRKQ from the exons ATGGAAAGAACGTTGTCGTTTTCAGTGGCATCGGTGGTGGAGGACGTGCTTCAACAGCATGGGAATCGTCTTGGAAATGGAGGCGGAGGACTTGATTTGGAATCTAGAAGAGCTGAGGAAGCTG CATCTAGAAGAAATGAAGCCGCCGGGTGGTTGAGAAAGATGATCGGGGTTGTTGCTGCTAAAGATTTGCCAGCTGAACCTTCAGAGGAAGAGTTTAGGCTTGGATTGAGAAGTGGGATTATCCTCTGCAATGTCCTGAATAAGGTTCAACCAGGAGCGGTTCCCAAG GTAGTTGAGAGCCCTTGCGATTCTGCCCTCATCCCTGATGGAGCTGCACTCTCAgcatttcaatattttgagaaCGTGAGGAATTTTCTTGTAGCTATACAAGAGATGGGAGTTCCTACCTTTGAGGCATCTGATCTAGAGCAA GGAGGGAAATCTGCCAGGGTTGTCAATACTGTTCTGGCTCTCAAATCTTATGGCGAGTGGAAACAGGGTGGAGGCTACGGAGTTTGGAAATTCGGTGGAAATGTAAAACCCACTACTACTATGTCCGCTACCAAGTCCTTTGTGAGGAAAAATTCAGAGCCATTCACAAATTCCTTGTCAAGAACCTCCTCCCTGAATGACAAATCTTTCAATTCTTCAAACGCGGACTGGAACAAAACG AATAGTTCCCGCGCTGCGCTCATTCGTGCACTGTTAACGGATAAAAGGCCTGAAGAAATTCCAACG TTTGTAGAATCATTATTAAGCAAGCTTGTGGATGAAGTTGAGAATCGCTTCTCCAGCCTTGATCTG ACAAAAGCTACTCCAAAAGATGTGGTTTCGGCTAGTTCACAAAGCAACAAGTCGCTCTTGAAATCAGCTTTTGGTGCTAAAAGG GCAGAGGAACCAAACTCCAAAACgattgaaaagaatgaaataatCCATGAAAGCAGTATATTTGAGGAGCAATCAAAGAGCTTGCTCCTGAAGCAGCAAGTGATTTTCGATCAGCAGCAAAAGGATGTTCAG GAACTAAAACATAAACTGCACGCTGCAAAAGCTGGAATGCAGTTTATGCAAGTAAAATTTAGTGAAGAGTTCCACAACCTCG GTATGCATGTACATAGTCTTGCTCACGCTGCATCTGGATATCATAAAGTTCTTGAGGAAAATCGTAAGCTATACAATCAAGTGCAGGATCTCAAGG GTAGCATAAGAGTTTACTGCCGAGTTAGACCCTTTTTGTCTGGCCAATCAAATTATTTGAGTGTCGTGGATAGCATAGAAGATGGAAACATTACTGTTAACGCTCCCTCAAAACATGGGAAGGGACAGAGATCCTTCAGCTTCAACAAAGTATTTGGTCCATCTGCTACACAAG TGGAGGTCTTTGCCGATATGCAGCCACTCGTTCGATCTGTTCTTGATGGATACAATGTTTGTATTTTTGCATATGGGCAAACAGGATCAGGGAAAACTTTTACTATG TCTGGGCCAAAAGAGCTAACAGAGAAGAGCCAAGGAGTAAATTATAGAGCATTGGGAGATTTGTTCCTTATAGCAGATCAAAGAAAGGAGACCTATCGTTATGATGTTTCTGTTCAGATGATTGAGATTTATAATGAGCAAGTCCGGGATCTCCTTGTCACTGATGGATCTAATAAAAG ATTAGAAATTCGAAATAGTTCTCAAAATGGACTAAGTGTACCAGATGCTAATCTTGTCAGTGTGTCATCAACTTTGGATATCATTAATCTAATGAACCTTGGCCAAAGGAATCGTGCTGTAGGGGCGACAGCTCTAAATGACCGAAGCAGCCGTTCCCATAG TTGTTTGACGGTTCATGTTCAAGGAAGAGATCTGACATCTGGAGCGATTCTCCGTGGCTGCATGCATCTTGTAGATTTGGCAGGAAGTGAGAGGGTTGACAAGTCTGAGGTGACTGGAGATAGACTGAAAGAAGCACAACATATCAACAAGTCCCTTTCTGCTCTAGGTGATGTTATTGCTTCACTTGCCCAGAAGAATCCCCACGTCCCTTACAGAAATAGCAAATTGACACAACTTCTTCAAGATTCACTTG GTGGGCAAGCCAAGACATTGATGTTTGTTCACATCAGCCCAGAACCTGATGCTATAGGAGAGACATTAAGTACGCTTAAATTTGCAGAGAGAGTTGCAACAGTCGAACTCGGTGCTGCTCGAGTGAACAAAGATACTTCAGATGTTAAAGAGCTCAAGGAACAG ATTGCAAGTTTAAAGGCAGCACTTGCAAGAAAAGAGGGGGCACAACAACATACTCCACTTCCAGCTTCGGGGAACTCTGATAAATTCAAGACAAAAGCAAATGAGCTGTCACCTTTCCGGCCTAAAAGTCAGGACGTAGATGTGTTGATTGAACATACTATCCGCCGTCAGCCTATGGGCGATGTAGGCAACATAGAG CTTCATAATAACTCTGCAATAAGACAGAAGAGGCAGAGCTTTGACATGGATGAGATGTTGGCCAATTCACCTCCATGGCCGCCCGTCAGTAGCCCTTGCCTGAACTACAGGGAAGACGAAAAAGACACAGCCTCAGGTGAATGGGTTGACAAAGTAATGGTGAACAAGCAAGACGTTAACCAAATCGAGAATCCATTAGGATGCTGGGAAGCAGAAAATGGTAACTTAAATGACATTTTCTACCAGAAATATCTTCAAGATTCCTCCAAACTGTATACAGAACAAGGATACAGTATGTTAACTGGAGCCAACAGATTTAACATGGTTGGCATTGACGATATAGACGATCTAGACGCTGGAACAAGCGACTCTTCTGAACCAGATTTGCTTTGGCAGTTCAACCAGTCTAAACTTACAAGTATAGGCAGTGGAATCGGATCAAAAACGAAGAAACCAAACAGTGGAAAGCCAGTAAAGAGCCCAGAGTTAAG CAAGAACTTCAATTCTTCAATGGGACCTTCTCCTTCACAGAAGATATCAAATGGGGTTGCTCACCCACTGCACAGAAATGGGAGACAGCCTACTTCTGCTGATAACAAACGCAGAACTGGAAATAGAAAAcagtaa
- the LOC103494750 gene encoding kinesin-like protein KIN-14I isoform X1 encodes MERTLSFSVASVVEDVLQQHGNRLGNGGGGLDLESRRAEEAASRRNEAAGWLRKMIGVVAAKDLPAEPSEEEFRLGLRSGIILCNVLNKVQPGAVPKVVESPCDSALIPDGAALSAFQYFENVRNFLVAIQEMGVPTFEASDLEQGGKSARVVNTVLALKSYGEWKQGGGYGVWKFGGNVKPTTTMSATKSFVRKNSEPFTNSLSRTSSLNDKSFNSSNADWNKTNSSRAALIRALLTDKRPEEIPTFVESLLSKLVDEVENRFSSLDLTKATPKDVVSASSQSNKSLLKSAFGAKRAEEPNSKTIEKNEIIHESSIFEEQSKSLLLKQQVIFDQQQKDVQELKHKLHAAKAGMQFMQVKFSEEFHNLGMHVHSLAHAASGYHKVLEENRKLYNQVQDLKGSIRVYCRVRPFLSGQSNYLSVVDSIEDGNITVNAPSKHGKGQRSFSFNKVFGPSATQVEVFADMQPLVRSVLDGYNVCIFAYGQTGSGKTFTMSGPKELTEKSQGVNYRALGDLFLIADQRKETYRYDVSVQMIEIYNEQVRDLLVTDGSNKRLEIRNSSQNGLSVPDANLVSVSSTLDIINLMNLGQRNRAVGATALNDRSSRSHSCLTVHVQGRDLTSGAILRGCMHLVDLAGSERVDKSEVTGDRLKEAQHINKSLSALGDVIASLAQKNPHVPYRNSKLTQLLQDSLGGQAKTLMFVHISPEPDAIGETLSTLKFAERVATVELGAARVNKDTSDVKELKEQIASLKAALARKEGAQQHTPLPASGNSDKFKTKANELSPFRPKSQDVDVLIEHTIRRQPMGDVGNIELHNNSAIRQKRQSFDMDEMLANSPPWPPVSSPCLNYREDEKDTASGEWVDKVMVNKQDVNQIENPLGCWEAENGNLNDIFYQKYLQDSSKLYTEQGYSMLTGANRFNMVGIDDIDDLDAGTSDSSEPDLLWQFNQSKLTSIGSGIGSKTKKPNSGKPVKSPELSKNFNSSMGPSPSQKISNGVAHPLHRNGRQPTSADNKRRTGNRKQVLTFFKLYGTPQLVRSNRIQ; translated from the exons ATGGAAAGAACGTTGTCGTTTTCAGTGGCATCGGTGGTGGAGGACGTGCTTCAACAGCATGGGAATCGTCTTGGAAATGGAGGCGGAGGACTTGATTTGGAATCTAGAAGAGCTGAGGAAGCTG CATCTAGAAGAAATGAAGCCGCCGGGTGGTTGAGAAAGATGATCGGGGTTGTTGCTGCTAAAGATTTGCCAGCTGAACCTTCAGAGGAAGAGTTTAGGCTTGGATTGAGAAGTGGGATTATCCTCTGCAATGTCCTGAATAAGGTTCAACCAGGAGCGGTTCCCAAG GTAGTTGAGAGCCCTTGCGATTCTGCCCTCATCCCTGATGGAGCTGCACTCTCAgcatttcaatattttgagaaCGTGAGGAATTTTCTTGTAGCTATACAAGAGATGGGAGTTCCTACCTTTGAGGCATCTGATCTAGAGCAA GGAGGGAAATCTGCCAGGGTTGTCAATACTGTTCTGGCTCTCAAATCTTATGGCGAGTGGAAACAGGGTGGAGGCTACGGAGTTTGGAAATTCGGTGGAAATGTAAAACCCACTACTACTATGTCCGCTACCAAGTCCTTTGTGAGGAAAAATTCAGAGCCATTCACAAATTCCTTGTCAAGAACCTCCTCCCTGAATGACAAATCTTTCAATTCTTCAAACGCGGACTGGAACAAAACG AATAGTTCCCGCGCTGCGCTCATTCGTGCACTGTTAACGGATAAAAGGCCTGAAGAAATTCCAACG TTTGTAGAATCATTATTAAGCAAGCTTGTGGATGAAGTTGAGAATCGCTTCTCCAGCCTTGATCTG ACAAAAGCTACTCCAAAAGATGTGGTTTCGGCTAGTTCACAAAGCAACAAGTCGCTCTTGAAATCAGCTTTTGGTGCTAAAAGG GCAGAGGAACCAAACTCCAAAACgattgaaaagaatgaaataatCCATGAAAGCAGTATATTTGAGGAGCAATCAAAGAGCTTGCTCCTGAAGCAGCAAGTGATTTTCGATCAGCAGCAAAAGGATGTTCAG GAACTAAAACATAAACTGCACGCTGCAAAAGCTGGAATGCAGTTTATGCAAGTAAAATTTAGTGAAGAGTTCCACAACCTCG GTATGCATGTACATAGTCTTGCTCACGCTGCATCTGGATATCATAAAGTTCTTGAGGAAAATCGTAAGCTATACAATCAAGTGCAGGATCTCAAGG GTAGCATAAGAGTTTACTGCCGAGTTAGACCCTTTTTGTCTGGCCAATCAAATTATTTGAGTGTCGTGGATAGCATAGAAGATGGAAACATTACTGTTAACGCTCCCTCAAAACATGGGAAGGGACAGAGATCCTTCAGCTTCAACAAAGTATTTGGTCCATCTGCTACACAAG TGGAGGTCTTTGCCGATATGCAGCCACTCGTTCGATCTGTTCTTGATGGATACAATGTTTGTATTTTTGCATATGGGCAAACAGGATCAGGGAAAACTTTTACTATG TCTGGGCCAAAAGAGCTAACAGAGAAGAGCCAAGGAGTAAATTATAGAGCATTGGGAGATTTGTTCCTTATAGCAGATCAAAGAAAGGAGACCTATCGTTATGATGTTTCTGTTCAGATGATTGAGATTTATAATGAGCAAGTCCGGGATCTCCTTGTCACTGATGGATCTAATAAAAG ATTAGAAATTCGAAATAGTTCTCAAAATGGACTAAGTGTACCAGATGCTAATCTTGTCAGTGTGTCATCAACTTTGGATATCATTAATCTAATGAACCTTGGCCAAAGGAATCGTGCTGTAGGGGCGACAGCTCTAAATGACCGAAGCAGCCGTTCCCATAG TTGTTTGACGGTTCATGTTCAAGGAAGAGATCTGACATCTGGAGCGATTCTCCGTGGCTGCATGCATCTTGTAGATTTGGCAGGAAGTGAGAGGGTTGACAAGTCTGAGGTGACTGGAGATAGACTGAAAGAAGCACAACATATCAACAAGTCCCTTTCTGCTCTAGGTGATGTTATTGCTTCACTTGCCCAGAAGAATCCCCACGTCCCTTACAGAAATAGCAAATTGACACAACTTCTTCAAGATTCACTTG GTGGGCAAGCCAAGACATTGATGTTTGTTCACATCAGCCCAGAACCTGATGCTATAGGAGAGACATTAAGTACGCTTAAATTTGCAGAGAGAGTTGCAACAGTCGAACTCGGTGCTGCTCGAGTGAACAAAGATACTTCAGATGTTAAAGAGCTCAAGGAACAG ATTGCAAGTTTAAAGGCAGCACTTGCAAGAAAAGAGGGGGCACAACAACATACTCCACTTCCAGCTTCGGGGAACTCTGATAAATTCAAGACAAAAGCAAATGAGCTGTCACCTTTCCGGCCTAAAAGTCAGGACGTAGATGTGTTGATTGAACATACTATCCGCCGTCAGCCTATGGGCGATGTAGGCAACATAGAG CTTCATAATAACTCTGCAATAAGACAGAAGAGGCAGAGCTTTGACATGGATGAGATGTTGGCCAATTCACCTCCATGGCCGCCCGTCAGTAGCCCTTGCCTGAACTACAGGGAAGACGAAAAAGACACAGCCTCAGGTGAATGGGTTGACAAAGTAATGGTGAACAAGCAAGACGTTAACCAAATCGAGAATCCATTAGGATGCTGGGAAGCAGAAAATGGTAACTTAAATGACATTTTCTACCAGAAATATCTTCAAGATTCCTCCAAACTGTATACAGAACAAGGATACAGTATGTTAACTGGAGCCAACAGATTTAACATGGTTGGCATTGACGATATAGACGATCTAGACGCTGGAACAAGCGACTCTTCTGAACCAGATTTGCTTTGGCAGTTCAACCAGTCTAAACTTACAAGTATAGGCAGTGGAATCGGATCAAAAACGAAGAAACCAAACAGTGGAAAGCCAGTAAAGAGCCCAGAGTTAAG CAAGAACTTCAATTCTTCAATGGGACCTTCTCCTTCACAGAAGATATCAAATGGGGTTGCTCACCCACTGCACAGAAATGGGAGACAGCCTACTTCTGCTGATAACAAACGCAGAACTGGAAATAGAAAAca agttttgactttttttaaGCTATATGGCACCCCCCAACTCGTACGCTCCAACCGCATCCAATGA